One window from the genome of Pantoea cypripedii encodes:
- the rfbB gene encoding dTDP-glucose 4,6-dehydratase translates to MKILITGGAGFIGSAVVRHIINNTNDEVINVDKLTYAGNLESLDAVSQSARYNFRKVDICDGAGLQEVFNEFKPDAVMHLAAESHVDRSITGPAEFVQTNVVGTYALLEASRQYWSSLPADKKDAFRFHHISTDEVYGDLPHPDEMAGDLPLFTETTPYAPSSPYSSTKAASDHLVRAWGRTYGLPVIVTNCSNNYGPYHFPEKLIPLIISNALEGKPLPIYGKGDQIRDWLYVEDHARALYTVVTKAATGTTYNIGGHNEKKNLDVVLKVCELLDELRPKNAPYAEQIVYVQDRPGHDRRYAIDADKIKKELGWSPQETFESGLRKTVEWYLNNQTWVEHVKSGSYQNWLKENYENRK, encoded by the coding sequence ATGAAAATCTTAATTACGGGTGGTGCAGGGTTTATCGGTTCAGCCGTGGTTCGCCACATTATCAACAACACTAATGATGAAGTGATCAATGTTGATAAATTGACCTATGCTGGCAATCTCGAATCTCTTGATGCAGTCAGCCAGAGCGCGCGCTATAACTTTAGAAAAGTTGATATTTGTGATGGTGCCGGGTTGCAGGAAGTCTTCAATGAATTTAAGCCTGATGCGGTAATGCACCTGGCTGCCGAGAGCCATGTCGATCGGTCAATTACCGGTCCCGCTGAATTTGTCCAGACTAATGTTGTGGGTACCTACGCATTGCTGGAAGCGAGCCGTCAATATTGGTCTTCGCTCCCTGCCGACAAGAAAGACGCATTCCGTTTTCACCATATTTCTACTGATGAAGTGTATGGCGATCTGCCACACCCGGATGAAATGGCTGGTGACTTACCGCTGTTTACTGAAACGACCCCTTATGCACCAAGCAGCCCCTATTCATCAACGAAAGCCGCCAGCGATCATTTAGTCCGCGCCTGGGGACGTACCTACGGCCTGCCTGTGATTGTAACCAACTGTTCCAACAACTACGGTCCTTACCACTTCCCGGAAAAACTCATCCCACTGATTATCAGCAATGCGCTGGAAGGGAAACCGTTGCCGATTTACGGTAAAGGTGACCAGATTCGTGACTGGCTTTATGTTGAAGACCATGCGCGTGCGCTTTATACCGTGGTGACTAAGGCAGCGACGGGCACCACTTATAATATCGGCGGACATAACGAAAAGAAAAACCTTGATGTGGTACTGAAGGTTTGCGAATTACTGGATGAACTGCGTCCAAAAAATGCTCCCTACGCTGAGCAGATTGTCTATGTCCAGGATCGCCCGGGGCATGACCGTCGTTATGCCATTGATGCTGATAAAATCAAAAAAGAGCTGGGATGGTCGCCACAGGAAACCTTTGAAAGCGGATTGAGAAAGACCGTCGAGTGGTATCTGAATAACCAGACATGGGTTGAGCATGTGAAAAGTGGTTCTTATCAGAACTGGCTAAAAGAAAACTACGAGAATCGCAAATAA
- the galE gene encoding UDP-glucose 4-epimerase GalE, translating into MAILVTGGAGYIGSHTVLALLQRGDDVVVLDNLCNASREAIDRVEKLAGKKAVFVEGDVRDRACLRDLFAANDVSAVIHFAALKAVGESTRMPLEYYDNNVSGTVVLLEEMRNAGVWNFIFSSSATVYGADAPVPYVETTPIGGTTSPYGTSKLMIELVMRDFAKADSNFNAIALRYFNPVGAHESGEIGEDPAGIPNNLLPYIAQVAIGRLDKLGVFGDDYDTPDGTCQRDYIHVVDLAEGHLKALDHLPKVTGYKAYNLGGGKGFSVLEMIKAFEKASGKQIPFEFKPRRDGDLPAFWADASLANTELDWRVTRGIDEMMRDTWNWQSKNPNGFK; encoded by the coding sequence ATGGCTATTTTGGTAACGGGTGGAGCAGGTTATATCGGCTCCCACACGGTGCTGGCGCTGCTACAGCGCGGTGACGACGTTGTGGTCCTGGATAATCTTTGTAATGCGTCGCGCGAAGCTATCGATCGCGTTGAAAAGCTGGCGGGGAAAAAAGCGGTTTTTGTTGAAGGCGATGTCCGTGACCGTGCCTGCCTGCGCGATCTGTTCGCCGCGAATGATGTTTCCGCGGTTATCCACTTTGCGGCGTTGAAAGCGGTAGGCGAATCGACCCGTATGCCGCTGGAATACTACGACAACAACGTTTCCGGTACGGTGGTGTTGCTGGAAGAGATGCGCAATGCCGGTGTGTGGAATTTTATCTTTAGTTCCTCTGCCACCGTATATGGCGCTGATGCACCGGTTCCTTACGTGGAAACCACGCCGATTGGCGGGACCACCAGTCCGTATGGCACCTCCAAGTTGATGATTGAGCTGGTCATGCGTGATTTCGCCAAAGCGGATAGCAACTTCAATGCGATTGCACTGCGTTACTTCAACCCGGTGGGTGCGCATGAGTCGGGTGAAATTGGTGAAGATCCTGCTGGTATCCCCAACAATTTGCTGCCGTATATTGCTCAGGTGGCGATTGGCCGTCTGGACAAACTGGGTGTGTTTGGCGATGACTACGATACGCCAGACGGCACCTGCCAGCGTGATTACATCCACGTGGTAGACCTTGCTGAAGGTCATCTGAAAGCGCTGGACCATCTGCCCAAGGTCACCGGTTATAAAGCCTACAATCTGGGTGGTGGCAAAGGTTTCTCGGTGCTGGAAATGATTAAGGCCTTCGAGAAGGCTTCTGGTAAACAGATTCCGTTTGAATTCAAACCGCGTCGTGATGGCGATCTGCCTGCGTTCTGGGCCGATGCTTCGCTGGCGAACACCGAACTGGACTGGCGTGTGACGCGCGGCATCGATGAAATGATGCGTGATACCTGGAACTGGCAGTCAAAAAACCCGAACGGGTTTAAGTAA
- the galF gene encoding UTP--glucose-1-phosphate uridylyltransferase GalF, producing MTKLKAVIPVAGLGMHMLPATKAIPKEMLPVVDKPMIQYIVDECVAAGIKEIVLVTHASKNAVENHFDTTYELEALLEARVKRQLLSEVQSICPPGVTIMNVRQANPLGLGHSVLCARPMIGDNPFVVVLPDVLLDDSTADHLRYNLAAMVARFEETGRSQVLAKHMPGADLSEYSVITTEQPLDNPGDVGTITNFVEKPEEANTLDSDLAAVGRYVLSADIWAELEHTEPGAWGRIQLTDAIAALGKKKPVDATLLTGTSFDCGRKLGYMQAFVSYGLRNNSQGRDFRAAIQKILAK from the coding sequence ATGACCAAGCTTAAAGCTGTAATCCCGGTTGCGGGTCTCGGTATGCATATGCTCCCTGCGACAAAAGCAATTCCAAAAGAAATGCTGCCTGTCGTCGACAAACCGATGATCCAATATATCGTTGATGAGTGCGTGGCTGCAGGCATCAAGGAGATTGTGCTGGTCACCCATGCTTCCAAAAATGCGGTGGAAAACCACTTCGATACCACTTACGAGCTGGAAGCACTGCTTGAAGCACGTGTGAAACGTCAGCTGCTGAGCGAAGTGCAATCAATTTGTCCGCCGGGCGTGACCATCATGAACGTCCGTCAAGCCAATCCGCTGGGCCTCGGCCACTCGGTGTTGTGCGCGCGTCCGATGATTGGCGACAACCCATTCGTGGTGGTGCTGCCGGATGTGCTGCTGGATGACTCGACGGCCGATCACCTGCGTTATAACCTCGCGGCCATGGTGGCGCGCTTTGAGGAAACCGGACGCAGTCAGGTACTGGCAAAACATATGCCGGGCGCTGACCTCTCTGAATACTCGGTGATCACCACGGAACAACCGCTGGATAACCCTGGCGACGTCGGCACCATCACCAACTTTGTTGAGAAGCCGGAAGAAGCCAACACCCTGGATTCTGATCTGGCTGCGGTAGGGCGTTATGTCCTTTCTGCTGATATCTGGGCGGAGCTGGAGCACACCGAGCCGGGTGCCTGGGGACGTATCCAGTTGACCGATGCTATCGCTGCACTGGGCAAGAAAAAACCGGTCGATGCGACCCTGCTGACAGGGACCAGCTTCGACTGCGGCCGTAAACTGGGTTACATGCAGGCATTCGTCTCTTACGGTCTGCGTAATAACAGCCAGGGCCGTGATTTCCGCGCCGCAATTCAGAAAATCCTGGCAAAATAA
- a CDS encoding MOP flippase family protein, translated as MSGLKSQAIWLFGSTCFAAVLQVLQLSVLARRLEAHELGLLAIINAILAVAGVLQDMGMSSYIVHRQNITRREQSTIYWVNVSLSFCTGLIMLMIAWPVAWFYHLPELTGLIMLTSLNFLVLGHLSQYQAHFVKTKRMVLLAKIEMATKLFAFLCTVAMLFFTSLTVAAAIVGLFINAFTRILCMIYFGEKSWRPTWEFDRATFIAAVRYGIYQLGSQTINQLRTQADALIVGKVMGADMLGIYSLAKELILQPLKLVSPVINRLALPRFAEKQHDPEQLKKLFLKGTLVIMLFSSTMYLAIGILSPVIVRLLYGASHEQVYHLIPLMLLFGMLRPMGGLTGAISQANGRTNVEFYWNVVASLVVLAVLATTLIWPNVIYVALTLSISQVLISAFAHPFFIKPVIGIRFMPYARQWVSVSVVFVGLMLLINHFNLFVMPEWFEGWL; from the coding sequence GTGAGCGGATTAAAGTCACAGGCCATTTGGCTATTTGGCAGCACCTGCTTTGCCGCAGTGCTGCAGGTCTTACAGCTCAGCGTACTGGCACGCCGGCTGGAAGCGCATGAGCTGGGGTTACTGGCAATTATCAACGCCATTCTGGCGGTGGCCGGGGTACTCCAGGATATGGGGATGAGCAGTTACATTGTGCATCGCCAGAATATCACCCGGCGTGAGCAGAGCACCATTTATTGGGTGAACGTCTCACTCAGCTTCTGTACCGGGTTAATTATGCTGATGATTGCCTGGCCGGTAGCGTGGTTTTATCACCTGCCGGAGTTGACCGGGCTGATTATGCTGACCAGCCTTAACTTTTTGGTTCTTGGGCACCTTTCGCAGTATCAGGCGCACTTTGTCAAAACCAAACGCATGGTGCTCCTGGCGAAGATTGAGATGGCGACCAAGCTGTTTGCCTTCCTCTGCACTGTGGCGATGTTGTTCTTCACATCCCTGACCGTGGCGGCAGCCATCGTTGGACTGTTTATCAATGCCTTCACGCGCATTCTGTGCATGATTTACTTTGGCGAGAAGTCCTGGCGTCCCACATGGGAATTCGATCGGGCAACGTTTATCGCCGCGGTGCGTTATGGGATCTACCAGCTGGGATCGCAGACCATTAATCAGCTTCGTACTCAGGCGGATGCCTTGATCGTCGGGAAAGTGATGGGGGCGGATATGCTGGGTATCTACTCACTGGCAAAAGAGCTGATCCTGCAACCGCTGAAGCTCGTCTCGCCGGTGATCAACCGCCTGGCGCTGCCGCGTTTTGCTGAGAAACAGCACGATCCTGAGCAACTGAAAAAGCTGTTCCTGAAAGGTACGCTCGTTATCATGTTATTCAGCAGCACCATGTATCTGGCTATTGGTATTTTGTCGCCGGTGATCGTGCGTCTGCTGTATGGCGCATCCCATGAGCAGGTCTACCATCTGATCCCGCTGATGCTGCTGTTTGGCATGCTGCGTCCGATGGGCGGGCTGACCGGGGCAATTTCCCAGGCGAATGGGCGTACCAATGTTGAGTTCTACTGGAACGTTGTCGCCAGTCTGGTCGTGCTGGCGGTGCTGGCAACCACGCTGATCTGGCCGAATGTCATCTACGTGGCGCTGACACTGTCGATTTCACAGGTGTTGATCTCCGCTTTTGCCCATCCCTTCTTCATCAAACCCGTTATCGGCATTCGCTTTATGCCTTATGCGCGCCAGTGGGTTTCGGTCTCGGTGGTGTTTGTCGGCCTGATGTTGCTGATAAACCACTTTAACCTGTTTGTGATGCCAGAATGGTTTGAGGGTTGGTTGTAA
- a CDS encoding glycosyltransferase: MKLTFFTMRFPVASETFVLNQVTHFIDAGYDVEVISVFPGDMINRHAAFDDYNLAAKTHYLLPEEKVSNFDKLTQRIGLMLPKIAKPALLKSLNVRRYGAQASKLLLPAIVANARQTFTADVFLVHFGYAGALANKLRELGVLRGKQATVFHGADISRRHILEEHKQDYLNLFRQSELMLPISHLWENKLIEMGCPAEKIHVTRMGIEPEKFNFKPREAFHTPLRIVSVARLTEKKGLDVAVKASEILRNQGGQFQFTIIGNGEQDGMMREHIARAGLEDYVSMPGFKPQEEIRQALSEADIFLLPSKTAADGDMEGIPVALMEAMAVGLPVVSTFHSGIPELIQNNVSGWLVSENDPEELAQTLLRLSRGDIDVGPVVAAARHKVETEFNQHIAYGELAKILERMV; this comes from the coding sequence ATGAAGCTAACCTTTTTCACCATGCGTTTTCCGGTTGCCTCAGAGACCTTTGTTCTCAATCAGGTCACGCATTTCATTGACGCCGGTTATGACGTTGAGGTGATCTCCGTGTTTCCGGGCGACATGATCAATCGTCATGCCGCGTTCGATGACTACAATCTGGCGGCGAAAACGCATTATCTGCTGCCGGAAGAGAAGGTCTCAAACTTCGATAAACTCACCCAGCGTATTGGGTTGATGCTGCCGAAAATCGCCAAACCTGCTCTGCTGAAATCCCTCAATGTGCGCCGCTATGGCGCACAAGCCAGCAAACTGCTGCTGCCAGCCATCGTGGCCAATGCCCGTCAAACCTTCACTGCTGACGTATTCCTCGTGCACTTTGGCTACGCCGGGGCGCTGGCAAATAAGCTGCGCGAGCTTGGCGTGCTTCGGGGCAAACAGGCCACGGTGTTCCACGGTGCAGACATCTCACGTCGTCATATTCTGGAAGAGCATAAGCAGGACTATCTCAATCTGTTCCGCCAGAGCGAGCTGATGCTGCCTATCAGCCATCTGTGGGAAAACAAGCTGATTGAGATGGGTTGTCCGGCAGAGAAGATACACGTCACGCGTATGGGCATTGAGCCAGAGAAATTTAATTTCAAGCCGCGTGAAGCTTTCCATACTCCGTTGCGCATTGTTTCAGTGGCACGTCTCACCGAAAAGAAAGGTCTGGATGTGGCGGTGAAAGCCAGTGAAATTTTGCGTAATCAGGGCGGGCAGTTTCAGTTCACCATCATTGGTAACGGTGAGCAGGACGGAATGATGCGCGAGCATATTGCGCGTGCCGGTCTGGAAGATTACGTCAGTATGCCGGGCTTTAAGCCCCAGGAGGAGATCCGCCAGGCGCTGAGCGAAGCAGATATCTTCCTGCTGCCCTCCAAAACCGCAGCAGATGGCGATATGGAAGGCATTCCGGTGGCGCTGATGGAAGCAATGGCCGTGGGTCTGCCGGTGGTTTCAACCTTCCACAGCGGCATTCCCGAGCTGATTCAGAACAACGTTAGCGGCTGGCTGGTCTCGGAAAACGATCCTGAGGAGCTGGCGCAAACTTTGTTGCGTCTGTCGCGCGGAGATATCGATGTTGGGCCGGTGGTCGCTGCCGCTCGTCACAAGGTAGAAACCGAGTTCAATCAGCATATTGCCTATGGCGAGCTGGCAAAAATTCTGGAGCGCATGGTGTGA
- the wcaK gene encoding colanic acid biosynthesis pyruvyl transferase WcaK, whose translation MKILLVGNHTCGNRGDGAILRGLIDSLQSARGDLDIDVISRYPTSSGYLLQQEIQQDSLFLHNSNSAKGLVGSVKRKVANRLMPEIMMAHLGKGGMYKSFSVPPHLAAFTKSLEPYDAIIQVGGSFFVDLYGVTQFDHALCALMAKKPLYMIGHSVGPFENPRVNALANFVFDRVDSLVLREEVSYERLKQDGVTTSKVKKGVDTAFLVKAREVEHPSHNLLHWKEILSSRKTIAITVRELAPFDKRLGVTQKEYEAAFGRVINAMIADGYQVVAFSTCTGIDSYAKDDRMVALTLRESVEHPEHYHVIMDEFNDLELGILLSHCHLTIGTRLHSAIISMNFGTPAIAINYEHKSLGVMNQLGLPQMATDVKSLMDGSLIDKVQTVLADYDQVKQQVDAAVAQEREIGNRITEEILNVLG comes from the coding sequence ATGAAGATTTTATTGGTGGGTAACCATACCTGTGGAAATCGTGGGGATGGCGCGATTTTACGCGGTCTGATTGATTCACTTCAGTCCGCACGTGGTGATCTGGATATCGACGTCATCAGTCGTTATCCAACCAGCTCTGGGTACTTACTGCAACAGGAAATCCAGCAGGATTCCCTGTTTCTGCACAATAGCAATTCGGCCAAAGGGTTAGTGGGAAGTGTAAAGCGCAAGGTGGCGAACCGCCTGATGCCGGAAATTATGATGGCGCATCTGGGTAAGGGGGGAATGTACAAATCATTCTCCGTGCCGCCGCATCTGGCCGCATTCACCAAAAGCCTTGAACCTTATGATGCCATTATCCAGGTGGGGGGGTCTTTCTTCGTCGATCTGTATGGCGTGACCCAGTTTGACCATGCCTTGTGCGCATTAATGGCGAAAAAGCCACTCTATATGATCGGTCATTCGGTCGGACCTTTTGAGAATCCGCGCGTTAACGCCCTGGCTAATTTTGTGTTCGATCGTGTCGATAGTCTGGTACTGCGTGAAGAGGTCAGCTATGAGCGTCTGAAGCAGGATGGCGTGACCACCAGCAAAGTTAAGAAGGGCGTTGATACCGCGTTTCTGGTGAAAGCGCGTGAGGTGGAGCATCCCAGCCATAACCTGTTGCACTGGAAAGAGATTCTCAGTTCACGTAAAACCATCGCCATTACCGTGCGCGAGCTGGCCCCCTTTGATAAACGCCTTGGCGTGACGCAAAAAGAGTATGAAGCCGCGTTTGGCCGGGTGATCAATGCAATGATTGCTGACGGGTATCAGGTGGTAGCCTTCTCAACCTGCACCGGTATCGACAGTTATGCCAAAGATGATCGCATGGTGGCACTGACGTTGCGAGAAAGTGTCGAGCATCCGGAGCACTACCATGTGATCATGGATGAGTTCAACGACCTCGAACTGGGCATTTTGTTAAGTCATTGTCATCTGACCATCGGCACCCGTCTGCACTCCGCCATCATTTCCATGAATTTCGGCACACCGGCCATTGCTATCAACTATGAACACAAGTCACTGGGTGTGATGAACCAGCTTGGGCTGCCACAAATGGCGACGGATGTGAAAAGTCTGATGGACGGCTCGCTTATCGACAAAGTGCAGACCGTGCTGGCTGACTACGACCAGGTGAAGCAGCAAGTTGACGCAGCGGTGGCGCAGGAACGTGAGATTGGTAATCGAATCACTGAAGAAATTCTCAACGTCTTAGGGTGA
- a CDS encoding phage tailspike protein: MKRREVLQTAASSIVAALSVSAFSSYAAKNGQPALKAVDPSSVPQGDVPILTPENVYTMPPQFWQNFVGKLWIGKAGSDASKAGNQIPVYLRDASGKISQISQPIALNKGNFAQFIHDNAALIADPAHSMAVEDESGNTLFSIDDVSRPNQSNFSQRLAQPNGYQLIGEIPSVEELRKTRPLFVGAKIKLKSWHEGLEVGGGEFVGAFGDGKDDNGVMFSGNGFTWRRVVEDFNRLTLFDFGAIADGKTDAAPAIKAMYQWSQDASQPICVQFPAGTFFVSGCDFGDKQQRFFRISGAMVNFGYFPATTLVSDGSSEFLFQVNARWTEISNLIFNGNTDKHPNKQGLFRNTCAGGQFFRGACLRFNQVGGVSLSMLDTLDCKIDQWYANGCTGDVIKASWSGQKAGNWDHSTAIELSNFNAQHCKGGMVLNLPRCSQSIIHNGWIEHTEHPGDISNGQWIIDALSLEDCKNPLIARNSRLNMRQTNLQAGSWIDNSLEGERWLNIWEMGSTRVESYGVAIDGSLKYNYLTSRFRLSNNTNQETWFELGNFYSPAVGDSWEIEVFGQSQFSNGTDNQPLMNPIDGKGTGGRAVIHLQRKKSKAEASWSAEGSSPLVDVRFEPRTDTDTKVFVKLAGWTPIAVVMIKSTAKDRFLAGRCARVDASMTQGSPASGSQQAPQRFSLHNGKAGIGGNEQGDLLMASRMLKPEQVDTREPKGYVSVVINGEPCALPYFAVKS; encoded by the coding sequence ATGAAAAGAAGAGAAGTTTTGCAAACCGCAGCCTCCTCCATTGTTGCTGCGCTCTCGGTGAGTGCATTTTCCAGCTATGCGGCAAAAAATGGCCAGCCAGCCTTGAAAGCGGTCGATCCTTCCAGCGTGCCGCAGGGAGATGTACCGATTCTCACGCCGGAAAATGTTTACACCATGCCGCCGCAATTCTGGCAAAACTTTGTGGGCAAATTGTGGATCGGTAAGGCCGGTAGCGATGCCAGCAAAGCGGGTAACCAAATCCCGGTTTATCTGCGTGATGCCAGCGGTAAAATATCGCAAATCAGCCAGCCAATTGCGCTGAATAAGGGCAATTTTGCGCAGTTTATCCACGATAATGCTGCGTTAATTGCCGATCCTGCTCACTCTATGGCCGTTGAGGACGAGAGCGGCAATACGCTGTTTTCCATTGATGACGTGAGTCGTCCCAATCAAAGCAATTTCAGTCAGCGTCTGGCGCAACCCAATGGTTATCAGCTGATTGGGGAAATCCCTTCCGTTGAGGAATTGCGTAAAACCCGTCCGCTGTTTGTCGGTGCCAAGATCAAGCTGAAAAGCTGGCATGAAGGGCTGGAAGTGGGCGGTGGCGAATTTGTCGGTGCTTTTGGTGACGGCAAAGATGACAACGGCGTGATGTTCAGCGGCAACGGCTTTACCTGGCGTCGCGTAGTGGAAGATTTCAACCGCCTGACGCTGTTCGATTTTGGCGCGATTGCCGATGGCAAAACCGATGCTGCACCGGCGATCAAAGCGATGTATCAATGGTCACAGGATGCCAGTCAGCCGATTTGTGTCCAGTTCCCGGCGGGCACCTTCTTTGTTTCCGGTTGTGATTTTGGTGACAAGCAGCAACGCTTCTTCCGCATCTCTGGCGCGATGGTGAACTTTGGCTATTTCCCGGCCACCACGCTGGTTTCGGATGGGAGTTCCGAATTCCTGTTTCAGGTAAATGCTCGCTGGACCGAAATCTCTAACCTGATTTTTAACGGTAACACCGACAAGCATCCGAATAAGCAGGGGTTATTCCGCAACACCTGCGCGGGCGGCCAGTTCTTCCGTGGCGCTTGTCTGCGCTTTAACCAGGTGGGCGGTGTCTCGCTGAGTATGCTGGATACGCTGGATTGTAAAATCGACCAGTGGTACGCCAACGGCTGTACTGGCGATGTGATTAAAGCCAGCTGGTCCGGGCAGAAAGCGGGCAACTGGGATCACAGCACCGCGATTGAACTCTCCAACTTCAATGCCCAGCACTGTAAAGGCGGGATGGTGCTGAATCTGCCACGTTGCAGCCAGTCGATTATTCATAACGGCTGGATTGAGCACACCGAGCATCCGGGAGACATCTCCAATGGCCAATGGATCATTGATGCACTGAGTCTGGAAGATTGTAAGAACCCGCTGATCGCCCGTAACTCGCGCCTGAATATGCGCCAGACCAATTTGCAGGCCGGAAGCTGGATCGATAACTCACTGGAAGGCGAGCGCTGGCTCAATATTTGGGAGATGGGGTCAACGCGCGTTGAATCTTACGGCGTCGCTATCGACGGTAGTCTGAAATACAACTACCTCACTTCACGTTTTCGCCTGTCAAACAACACCAACCAGGAAACCTGGTTTGAGCTGGGGAATTTCTATTCGCCCGCCGTCGGTGATAGCTGGGAAATCGAGGTGTTTGGTCAGTCGCAGTTCAGCAATGGGACAGACAACCAACCGCTGATGAACCCCATCGACGGCAAAGGCACTGGCGGCCGTGCGGTAATCCATTTGCAGCGTAAGAAAAGCAAGGCGGAAGCCAGCTGGTCTGCGGAGGGGAGTTCACCGCTGGTGGATGTGCGCTTTGAACCACGCACTGATACGGATACCAAAGTGTTCGTCAAACTGGCGGGCTGGACGCCGATTGCGGTCGTGATGATTAAAAGCACGGCGAAGGACCGCTTCCTTGCCGGTCGCTGCGCGCGCGTTGATGCTTCCATGACTCAGGGGTCACCCGCCAGCGGGAGTCAACAGGCGCCGCAGCGCTTCAGTCTGCACAACGGTAAAGCGGGTATTGGCGGCAATGAGCAAGGCGATTTACTGATGGCTTCACGCATGCTGAAACCGGAACAGGTCGATACCCGTGAACCCAAAGGTTATGTCTCGGTGGTGATTAACGGAGAACCGTGCGCACTGCCTTATTTCGCCGTGAAATCTTGA
- a CDS encoding glycosyltransferase family 4 protein, producing the protein MKKIVLVIKDAYSYAGTENICNFMSECLGEQHEVTVYSLEGSGKPFYPFTHARQIVSFAGESNPIKSAVARIQQEGFDSVFLISMGRLSVMFAFWNLMSMKKKRFKAYACEHIAINSFSKPIKLLKWLLLRFYDQVIVLTDKDHQVFSRWNIRSQQIPNPVVYKSFARQTRNRQALAIGRLEHQKGFDLLLDIWADFSKTHPDWTLVIAGDGEVRQQLHDQAASLGITDSVNFVGRVSNINDYYRGSDMALMTSRYEGLPLVLLEAKSWSLPVVAYDCPTGPQEIINHGEDGFLVPMNDKTTFLARMDQLASDDALFYRMSEKTKETALKFDGNEIKQSWLALI; encoded by the coding sequence ATGAAAAAGATTGTACTGGTGATTAAGGATGCTTATTCGTACGCGGGTACGGAAAACATCTGCAACTTTATGTCGGAGTGCCTTGGCGAGCAGCATGAGGTGACCGTCTATTCGCTGGAAGGCAGCGGAAAGCCGTTCTATCCGTTCACCCATGCCAGACAGATTGTCAGCTTTGCAGGTGAGAGCAATCCGATTAAAAGCGCCGTGGCGCGCATCCAGCAGGAAGGGTTCGACAGTGTGTTCCTGATCAGTATGGGGCGTCTGAGTGTGATGTTTGCCTTCTGGAATCTGATGTCCATGAAGAAGAAACGCTTCAAAGCCTATGCCTGCGAGCACATTGCCATCAACTCCTTCAGTAAACCGATCAAATTGCTGAAATGGCTGCTGCTGCGCTTTTATGACCAGGTGATCGTGCTGACCGATAAAGACCATCAGGTATTCAGCCGCTGGAACATCCGCAGCCAGCAGATTCCTAACCCAGTGGTTTACAAATCCTTTGCGCGTCAGACGCGTAACCGCCAGGCGCTGGCCATTGGTCGCCTTGAGCACCAGAAAGGCTTCGACCTGCTGCTGGATATCTGGGCTGATTTCAGCAAAACCCATCCTGACTGGACGCTGGTGATCGCCGGAGACGGCGAGGTCCGCCAGCAGTTGCACGATCAGGCAGCGTCGCTGGGTATCACCGACAGCGTCAACTTCGTTGGCAGAGTCAGCAACATCAATGATTACTACCGTGGCAGTGACATGGCGTTGATGACGTCACGCTATGAAGGGCTTCCGCTGGTGTTGCTGGAAGCTAAATCCTGGTCGCTGCCGGTGGTGGCGTATGACTGCCCGACCGGGCCGCAGGAAATTATCAATCATGGCGAAGATGGTTTCCTGGTGCCGATGAATGACAAAACGACCTTCCTGGCGCGGATGGATCAACTCGCCAGCGATGATGCGCTGTTCTACCGCATGAGCGAAAAAACCAAAGAAACTGCGCTGAAGTTTGACGGCAACGAGATCAAACAAAGCTGGCTGGCGCTGATTTAG
- a CDS encoding glycosyltransferase family 2 protein, with product MKNHVGTIGIVMPMYNARQTVLRAVQSILDQSYSDWHLYLINDKSTDDSLALVREHCRDERITILNNEMNQGAAETRNVGLRAAQQDIIAFLDSDDEWHAEKLAEQAAAIHAGDDFVITHYHYKTKSADHDINYNKPYLQQQNFVKKQYRVCFSSVCFRRPPQGIFFQRKGHEDFLFLFELFLRYRQARVIQKTLVNYYELGDSLSRNKNKAAKWHLELLRIIYKNNPLKIYYYYGWYMVNGVLFTLKHR from the coding sequence ATGAAAAATCATGTAGGCACCATCGGCATTGTGATGCCGATGTATAACGCGCGCCAGACGGTATTGCGTGCGGTGCAGTCGATTCTCGATCAGAGCTATAGCGACTGGCATCTGTATCTGATCAACGATAAATCGACCGACGATTCACTGGCTTTGGTGCGTGAACATTGCCGGGACGAACGTATCACTATCCTCAACAATGAGATGAACCAGGGCGCAGCAGAGACCCGTAATGTCGGGCTGCGCGCTGCACAGCAAGATATCATTGCTTTTCTTGACAGCGATGATGAATGGCATGCGGAAAAGCTGGCTGAACAGGCTGCCGCGATTCATGCCGGTGACGATTTTGTTATTACCCATTATCACTACAAAACCAAAAGCGCTGACCACGATATCAACTACAACAAACCCTATCTGCAACAGCAAAACTTCGTGAAGAAGCAATATCGCGTCTGCTTCTCTTCGGTCTGTTTTCGCCGTCCTCCGCAGGGCATCTTCTTTCAGCGTAAAGGCCATGAAGATTTCCTGTTCCTCTTCGAGCTGTTTCTCCGTTACCGGCAAGCCCGGGTGATCCAGAAGACGCTGGTGAACTATTACGAGCTGGGCGATTCGCTATCACGTAACAAAAATAAAGCGGCGAAATGGCACCTCGAATTATTAAGAATTATCTATAAAAACAATCCCTTAAAAATCTATTACTATTACGGCTGGTATATGGTGAACGGTGTGCTTTTCACCTTAAAACATCGTTGA